The Sphaerisporangium siamense genome includes the window GGCGGGACTTCCTCGTCTGACCCGCCCTAGCCGTCTGCCGGGTCCCCTCCGTCCACGCCACCCGAACCGTCCGCGCCGTCCGGGCCGACTGCGCCGTCCGGGTCCGCGCCGCGGAGGGTGCGGGCGATGGCGTCGACCGCGGTGGTGAGGGCGGCGATGAGGGCGGTGAGGTGATCCGGGGTGTAGCGGACGCTGGGCATCGAGATCGACAGGGCGGCCACGGTGGCGCCGGCGCGGTCCTTCACCGCGCGCCCCACCGCGACCACGCCCCGCTCGGTGCGCTCCAGGTTGAGCGCGACGCCGCTGCGGCGCACCGCCCGCAGCTCCAGGCGGAGCCTCGCCAGGTCGGGCGGCTCCTCGCCGAGATCGCGTCGCTCGTCGCCGGCGTACAGGGTTTCGAGTTCCTCGTCCGAGAGCGCCGCCAGCGTGATCAGGCCGCCGCTGGCCTGGTGGGCGGGGAAGACCATGCCCTCGCGGCCGTCGACCCGCAGGGCCCGCGCGCACTCGACCGAGGCGATGAACCGGACGGTCCTGCCGGTGCGGATGCTGAGGTTGACCGTCTCGTCGATCCGGTCGACCAGGGCGCGCATCGGCCCGAGGGCCGCCACCCGCAGCGCGCCGACGTCGGAGCGGGCCCGCTCGGCGAGCGCGAGGATGGGGCCCACCCGGTAGGTGCGGTCCTCGTCCCGCACCGCGAAGTCGCGGTAGACCAGGGCGGCCAGCAGGCGGTGCGCCGTGGAGCGCGCGACGCCGAGTCGCTCGGCCGCCGCCGACACCGTGATCGCCCCGTCGAGCTGGAGGATCTGCGCGAGCCTGAGGGCATG containing:
- a CDS encoding IclR family transcriptional regulator, translated to MAKSMKTPPAYAPSSVDHALRLAQILQLDGAITVSAAAERLGVARSTAHRLLAALVYRDFAVRDEDRTYRVGPILALAERARSDVGALRVAALGPMRALVDRIDETVNLSIRTGRTVRFIASVECARALRVDGREGMVFPAHQASGGLITLAALSDEELETLYAGDERRDLGEEPPDLARLRLELRAVRRSGVALNLERTERGVVAVGRAVKDRAGATVAALSISMPSVRYTPDHLTALIAALTTAVDAIARTLRGADPDGAVGPDGADGSGGVDGGDPADG